From a region of the Lactuca sativa cultivar Salinas chromosome 4, Lsat_Salinas_v11, whole genome shotgun sequence genome:
- the LOC111914601 gene encoding uncharacterized protein LOC111914601, translating into MEMLPVKPTQNCTRKKHTKNKLKVVYISSPMKVKTSVSRFRSLVQELTGRDSDISRYNVDRNCFDPVAPALTPTTSPQGEKAVESCDEKGMHFTGSESLLDDVFGVEQLEGMFPSYSLYESWLQ; encoded by the coding sequence ATGGAAATGCTTCCTGTCAAACCCACCCAGAACTGCACTAGAAAGAAACATACCAAAAACAAGCTTAAAGTCGTCTACATATCTTCTCCTATGAAGGTTAAGACCAGCGTCTCAAGGTTTCGATCCCTTGTCCAGGAGCTCACAGGTCGTGACTCCGATATTAGCCGCTACAATGTTGATCGTAATTGCTTCGATCCTGTTGCACCAGCCTTGACTCCAACCACGAGTCCACAAGGTGAGAAGGCAGTTGAAAGTTGTGATGAAAAAGGTATGCACTTCACTGGCTCGGAGTCTCTTCTTGATGATGTGTTTGGAGTTGAGCAGTTGGAAGGGATGTTCCCCTCTTATTCTTTATACGAGTCATGGTTGCAGTAA